A region from the Tachyglossus aculeatus isolate mTacAcu1 unplaced genomic scaffold, mTacAcu1.pri scaffold_108_arrow_ctg1, whole genome shotgun sequence genome encodes:
- the LOC119922562 gene encoding protein PELPK1-like, whose product MEPKDSRVPDPQDTRAPWPQNSESQSSRNPKAPRAPNPMSSRTPILPEAPGSPVPQAHRGSGALIPQCPEKQEPRTPEVLELEVPQGQSQRVRSQKTILVDRPRTPPSPKSLWSSKGPELQISQEPQSLSIPRTQPQEAHRPKNHMAPEPLSFQSHSPRNTRASDSTEHLSSRSPRTPGSPRNIGTPESKDPQRHRFPGPQEHKAPEPQRCRSPRAPGAAEQTVPEPQESQCPTSHMAPESQSPRSHRSPLAQIPGAQEALMHNEHQEPKQPRAPEPLEPQGPRTADTQEPQNPRVPGGPEPQCLGPNDPGGPETQGPKDPETRSPKEPKFPRDSDSQETRATVAKSAEPQ is encoded by the exons ATGGAGCCAAAAGACTCCAGAGTTCCAGACCCCCAGGACACCAGAGCCCCGTGGCCCCAGAACTCAGAGTCTCAGAGTTCCAGGAATCCTAAAGCCCCCAGAGCCCCAAATCCCATGAGCTCCAGAACACCTATACTCCCAGAAGCCCCAGGGTCCCCAGTGCCACAGGCCCATAGAGGTTCAGGAGCCCTAATACCCCAATGCCCAGAGAAGCAAGAACCCAGAACACCAGAAGTCCTAGAGCTCGAGGTGCCCCAAGGCC AGTCCCAGAGAGTCAGGAGCCAGAAGACCATCTTGGTCGACAGACCTAGGACCCCCCCGAGCCCAAAGAGCCTCTG GAGCTCCAAAGGCCCAGAGCTCCAGATATCCCAGGAGCCTCAAAGTCTGAGCATTCCAAGGACCCAG CCCCAGGAGGCCCACAGACCCAAGAACCACATGGCCCCAGAGCCCCTGAGCTTTCAGAGCCACAGCCCCAGGAACACCAGAGCTTCAGATTCCACAGAGCACCTgagctccaggagccccagaaccccagg gagccccagaaacaTAGGTACCCCGGAGTCCAAGGACCCACAGCGTCACAGATTTCCAGGACCTCAGGAGCACAAggctccagagccccagagatGCAGGAGCCCAAGAGCTCCAGGCGCGGCAGAACAAACAGTTCCAGAACCCCAGGAGTCCCAGTGCCCCACGAGCCACATGGCCCCGgaatcccagagccccaggagccacaGGAGTCCCTTAGCCCAGATCCCTGGAGCACAGGAAGCCCTGATGCACAATGAACACCAGGAGCCCAAACAACCCAGAGCTCCAGAACCCCTTGAGCCCCAGGGTCCCAGAACCGCTGAcacccaggagccccagaacccccGAGTCCCAGGAGGCCCAGAGCCACAGTGTTTAGGGCCCAATGACCCAGGAGGCCCAGAGACTCAGGGGCCCAAGGACCCAGAGACCCGGAGCCCCAAGGAGCCAAAATTCCCCAGAGACTCGGACTCCCAGGAAACCAGAGCCACAGTTGCCAAGAGTGCAGAGCCCCAGTAG
- the LOC119922561 gene encoding LOW QUALITY PROTEIN: olfactory receptor 2B2-like (The sequence of the model RefSeq protein was modified relative to this genomic sequence to represent the inferred CDS: deleted 1 base in 1 codon), with amino-acid sequence MDLANGSSSQNFILLGFSDKPWLELPLFVIFLVSYILIILGNLTIILLCWMNSRLHTPMYFFFTNLSFLDLCYTTTTTTVPQMLVKLRSTHRAISYGGRVAQLFIFLALGSNECILLMAMSSDRFVANCQPQHYSTIMHHRLCFQLVAISWFSGVSTSVLQSTWMLKMPCCGCHRVNHFFCEVPAMLKLSRVNTVANESELFFNSFLFLLILMTLISYCFIVRSVLRIPLVKGRHWAFEPCVSHLLVVLLFFGTSNYMYLQPLSPISLESGKMISLFYGINTSMLNPIIYSLKNKDVHRSFLGLVSKVPSLKV; translated from the exons ATGGACCTGGCCAATGGGAGTTCCTCACAAAACTTCATCCTGCTGGGCTTCTCAGACAAGCCCTGGCTGGAGCTGCCCCTCTTTGTGATCTTTCTGGTCTCCTACATCCTGATCATCCTGGGAAACTTGACCATCATCCTGCTGTGTTGGATGAACTCacgactccacacccccatgtacttcttcttcaccAACCTCTCCTTTCTAGATCTCTGTTacaccacaaccaccaccaccgtCCCTCAGATGTTAGTCAAACTTCGCAGCACACACAGAGCCATC AGCTATGGCGGCCGTGTGGCTCAGCTCTTCATCTTTCTGGCTTTGGGCTCCAATGAATGTATCCTCCTGATGGCCATGTCTTCTGACCGCTTCGTGGCCAACTGCCAACCCCAGCATTACTCCACTATTATGCACCACAGGCTTTGCTTCCAGCTAGTAGCTATCTCATGGTTTAGTGGGGTCAGCACCTCAGTGCTCCAGTCCACATGGATGCTGAAGATGCCCTGCTGTGGCTGCCACCGAGTGAATCACTTCTTCTGCGAGGTGCCTGCAATGCTAAAGCTCTCCCGTGTCAATACCGTGGCCAATGAGTCAGAGCTCTTCTTCAacagcttcctcttcctcctgatccTCATGACCCTAATCTCCTACTGCTTCATCGTCCGGTCCGTGCTGAGGATCCCACTGGTGAAGGGCCGCCATTGGGCCTTCGAGCCTTGTGTTTCTCACTTGCTGGTGGTTTTGCTCTTCTTTGGGACGTCCAACTACATGTAcctgcagcccctgtcccccatctcaCTGGAGAGTGGAAAGATGATCTCTCTCTTCTATGGGATCAACACTTCCATGTTGAATCCCATCATATACTCTCTGAAGAATAAGGATGTGCACCGTTCTTTCCTGGGACTTGTGTCTAAGGTTCCCTCCCTCAAGGTGTGA